Proteins encoded within one genomic window of Novipirellula galeiformis:
- a CDS encoding WD40 repeat domain-containing serine/threonine protein kinase, with translation MKDPLASTLDDLIADFLDEAERGHDVSPQQFIAAYPALREPFLRFVAQHMPIDKSAKEDTIAGQTSDLGTMSERPQLPSDYGRRVGRYRLIRALGSGGMSVVYEAIASDSSEPVALKVLHASVASDRGMRQRFQREAETIRSLNHEHIVSLCDFGTHDETSFLAMRMIDGETLAQQIMDCKQRALGQHEAERGDSEPAENETGNETGVDSLATSDAESGRWSMTEMAAAMAKVADALFHAHSRGTIHRDVKPSNLLIDSDRKLWLTDFGLASAGEAQTVVTRTGQVIGTPHYMSPEQASGAIDQIDHRSDIYSLGATLYEWVTLHRPYQGDRFRVLLEISSGRLRPPSQVCENIPPPLEAIILKAMSLSPADRYASAAEMANDLLRFSLGAHVTARRPGPADLAMRWLARNPRTSIFSTLGFVAVVLLVMLIQYVAGQRLSDVNTQLHSSNQAIEQSNAELAQTNRDLDRSQARLRRHLYVADMASAYRAYAQQDLNAVNSLLQRELPDHAKSNLGQSTSSDLDLRGFEWWLLRNLSRPPEVLTLAGHDGPTTEAVLIPDTKQLLSVGEDGWARHWDLLSGRQLNRWQVGEKLNAVAVSPDGKKWVTSDSVSEGLNPVTLRDRSSGDVIAQLRGHETTVESAAFSPDGKWIATASRYHEVLVHDAKGNFRGRLMTGSRNESLGFSPDGSQLIAVIREEADTDAGTRQRLRSWSLPDLQPAAEWEFEFGPFVFALSANGERIVVADGNNWALYRWADPEPIVVRTEIRGRMRCVAIDSNGSRVAAGCDNGLLYVWEIDGNDHKGEMRPPRVITASDQKITSVTFGEDEKVIASCEDGTLQVWFPNRTKVEHPTFGRSTRAITLRPADTDVLFLRGDNGDIKRLTLSTREEVKIAHVDADEHYKLALSSDGKKLVAAAPGEVVVVSAAEGRELHRIDHDLDEKACRELLFVDDDRRLLVLFNDRLREYQTSGWAMTKERFLPGDGAELMRCSPDGSTVLVLSRDTLRWYDTQDLDLIAEYPRQFGLFAWAGYSEDGQTIATGYQDGTIELLNAVTRAPVGLLRGHRDQVSGLKFIDGDRTLISSASDDEIRFWDVGSGREIGVLDAGRTKSEILHFSRPLQQLFSFGPRRPIKVWSGQRFR, from the coding sequence GTGAAAGATCCTCTGGCGTCCACCTTGGATGATTTGATTGCCGACTTCCTAGACGAAGCCGAGCGAGGACACGATGTCTCGCCGCAGCAGTTCATCGCGGCCTATCCCGCGCTGCGTGAGCCGTTTCTGCGATTTGTTGCGCAGCACATGCCGATCGACAAGTCGGCAAAAGAAGACACCATCGCCGGACAGACGAGCGATTTGGGCACGATGTCAGAGCGGCCGCAATTGCCATCGGACTACGGCCGTCGAGTGGGCCGCTATCGATTGATCCGCGCGCTCGGCAGCGGGGGCATGTCGGTCGTTTATGAAGCGATCGCCAGCGACAGCTCCGAACCGGTGGCGCTAAAGGTGCTGCACGCCTCGGTAGCCAGCGATCGGGGAATGCGACAACGATTTCAGAGGGAAGCCGAGACGATTCGATCGCTGAATCACGAGCACATCGTTTCTTTGTGTGATTTTGGGACTCACGACGAGACGTCGTTCCTGGCAATGCGGATGATCGATGGGGAAACTTTGGCCCAACAGATCATGGATTGCAAGCAGCGTGCGCTTGGGCAGCACGAAGCGGAACGAGGCGATTCGGAACCCGCTGAGAACGAGACGGGTAACGAGACGGGTGTGGATTCCCTCGCCACCTCCGATGCCGAGTCCGGACGTTGGTCGATGACCGAAATGGCCGCAGCGATGGCGAAGGTGGCGGACGCATTGTTCCACGCGCACAGTCGTGGGACGATCCATCGCGATGTGAAACCCTCCAATCTCTTGATCGATTCCGATCGCAAGCTGTGGTTGACCGACTTCGGATTGGCATCGGCCGGAGAAGCGCAGACGGTGGTCACCCGAACCGGACAAGTCATCGGGACGCCACACTACATGAGCCCCGAGCAGGCTTCCGGGGCCATCGACCAGATTGACCACCGCTCGGACATCTATTCACTCGGGGCAACCCTCTATGAATGGGTGACCCTACATCGGCCCTACCAAGGCGACCGATTTCGCGTGTTGTTGGAAATTTCGAGTGGTCGGCTGCGGCCGCCATCCCAAGTTTGTGAAAACATCCCGCCGCCTCTCGAAGCGATTATCTTAAAAGCGATGTCGTTGTCCCCCGCGGACCGCTACGCATCGGCGGCGGAGATGGCAAACGATCTGCTTCGGTTTTCTTTAGGAGCCCACGTTACCGCGCGTCGCCCCGGACCTGCCGACTTGGCGATGCGTTGGCTCGCCCGCAACCCGAGGACTTCGATCTTCTCGACGCTCGGTTTCGTCGCTGTCGTTTTGCTCGTGATGCTCATTCAATACGTTGCGGGGCAGCGATTGTCAGACGTCAACACGCAATTGCATTCCAGCAACCAAGCGATTGAGCAATCCAACGCCGAGCTGGCCCAGACCAACCGTGATCTCGACCGCAGCCAAGCTCGACTGCGCCGACATCTGTACGTTGCCGACATGGCATCGGCCTATCGAGCCTATGCCCAGCAGGACCTCAATGCCGTCAACTCGTTGCTCCAACGCGAGCTCCCGGACCACGCGAAATCGAATTTAGGACAATCAACCTCGAGCGATCTCGATCTCCGAGGATTCGAGTGGTGGTTGTTAAGAAATCTGTCGCGTCCGCCGGAGGTCTTGACGCTCGCCGGGCACGACGGACCTACCACCGAAGCGGTTTTGATTCCAGACACGAAACAACTGCTCTCGGTCGGCGAGGACGGTTGGGCCCGACATTGGGACTTGCTGTCCGGACGCCAGTTGAATCGTTGGCAAGTTGGTGAAAAACTCAACGCCGTCGCCGTTTCACCGGATGGGAAAAAATGGGTCACCAGCGACAGTGTTTCTGAGGGTCTCAATCCGGTGACGTTGCGTGACCGGAGCTCGGGCGACGTGATTGCTCAATTGCGAGGGCACGAGACCACAGTCGAATCGGCTGCCTTTTCACCGGATGGGAAATGGATTGCCACGGCGTCACGCTATCACGAGGTCCTGGTTCATGATGCCAAGGGTAATTTTCGCGGTCGTTTGATGACGGGATCTCGAAACGAGTCGCTCGGTTTCTCTCCCGATGGCAGTCAGTTGATCGCGGTCATCCGCGAGGAAGCCGACACTGATGCCGGAACACGGCAGCGTTTGCGTTCCTGGAGCCTCCCCGATTTGCAACCGGCTGCGGAATGGGAGTTTGAATTTGGTCCCTTCGTCTTTGCACTCTCCGCGAACGGAGAGCGGATCGTCGTGGCCGATGGGAACAATTGGGCCCTGTATCGGTGGGCGGATCCAGAGCCGATCGTCGTGCGGACCGAGATCCGCGGCCGGATGCGTTGCGTTGCAATCGATTCCAACGGTAGCCGTGTGGCCGCCGGCTGTGATAACGGATTGCTCTATGTCTGGGAGATCGATGGCAACGATCACAAAGGCGAGATGCGTCCGCCCCGAGTCATCACGGCCAGCGATCAAAAGATCACCAGTGTTACGTTTGGAGAAGACGAAAAAGTCATCGCCAGCTGTGAAGATGGAACGTTGCAGGTTTGGTTCCCTAATCGAACCAAGGTAGAGCATCCTACGTTTGGCAGGTCCACTCGCGCGATCACCCTGCGACCGGCTGATACCGATGTGCTATTTTTGCGAGGCGACAACGGGGACATCAAGCGGTTGACGTTGTCGACTCGGGAGGAAGTGAAGATCGCCCACGTCGATGCCGATGAGCATTACAAACTGGCCCTCTCCTCCGATGGAAAAAAACTCGTTGCGGCCGCGCCGGGCGAGGTTGTGGTTGTGTCGGCCGCAGAGGGGAGGGAGCTGCATCGCATCGATCACGATTTGGACGAAAAAGCTTGTCGCGAATTACTCTTCGTCGACGACGATCGGCGTTTGTTGGTACTCTTCAACGACCGGCTCCGCGAATATCAAACCTCCGGGTGGGCGATGACAAAGGAGCGGTTTTTGCCCGGTGATGGCGCAGAACTGATGCGCTGCTCGCCCGACGGTTCCACCGTGTTGGTGCTTAGTAGAGACACGTTGCGTTGGTACGACACCCAAGACCTTGATCTGATCGCGGAGTATCCCCGACAGTTTGGTTTGTTCGCATGGGCCGGCTATTCCGAGGACGGGCAAACCATCGCGACAGGGTATCAGGATGGCACAATCGAGCTGCTCAATGCGGTGACGCGAGCGCCCGTGGGCTTATTGCGAGGACACCGAGATCAGGTTAGTGGGCTGAAGTTCATCGACGGCGATCGAACGCTGATCAGTTCCGCATCCGACGACGAGATTCGCTTCTGGGATGTGGGTAGTGGCCGTGAGATTGGCGTCTTGGATGCCGGAAGAACAAAATCCGAGATCCTCCATTTCAGCCGGCCACTGCAACAACTCTTCAGCTTCGGTCCCCGCCGCCCGATCAAAGTCTGGTCAGGACAGCGGTTTAGGTAA
- a CDS encoding arylsulfatase — protein sequence MISFLNRLVVGLLMLVIASSAMADVTSAKRPNVIVVITDDQGYGEFSAHGNPVLQTPNLDRLASQSIRLTDFHVAPMCTPTRGQLMTGVDALRNGAMNVSSGRTLLRRELPTMGNIFADAGWGTGLFGKWHLGDTYPYRPQDRGFRESLWFPSSHIGSVPDQWQNDYFDDTYIHNGRRQAYSGYTTDVLFDEAMSWMQDEVAADRPFFCYLATAAAHQPHFVPEKYIAVVRESLRTVRRDLPDLAPEVEEQLVRFLAMCANIDENIGRLETFLQEHQLREDTVVVFLSDNGSTFGPQYFNANMKGGKTTLWEGGHRVPCFIRWPAGGLQAPQDVPGLTQVQDLLPTLADLIGIPNSSVDHCDGITLAAVLRGETQVSQERILVINYSRMPFKAVRTTPMNPAVPRRERAAVLWKRWRLIEDKALYDLKTDPLQEHNVIDRHPAVVATMRSHLNDWWDGVKQPAREFQPSVIGHEAQNPVELTACEWADVFVDQQSQVRRGVRKNGLWHIEVAAAGKYAFTLSRWPQDSGLRLRDGVDETQVTDGVLTGGPAWPVAYATLRVGDTKQRAEVSADASSVRFELSLPIGRTTMQTWFNDSDAKPICGAYYVHVQRLTPVPPAKLMLDSDASGD from the coding sequence ATGATCTCCTTTCTCAATCGCCTCGTCGTCGGACTCCTAATGCTGGTGATCGCCAGCAGCGCGATGGCCGATGTGACGTCGGCGAAGCGTCCCAATGTGATCGTCGTCATCACCGATGACCAGGGCTACGGCGAGTTTTCGGCTCACGGTAATCCAGTCCTGCAAACACCGAATCTGGATCGTCTGGCTTCCCAAAGCATCCGGCTAACGGACTTTCACGTCGCACCGATGTGTACGCCGACGCGGGGTCAGTTGATGACGGGCGTCGACGCACTCCGCAACGGGGCCATGAACGTTAGCAGCGGACGCACGTTGCTGCGCCGCGAGCTCCCCACGATGGGCAACATATTTGCCGACGCGGGTTGGGGCACAGGGTTGTTCGGCAAGTGGCATCTAGGTGACACGTATCCCTATCGACCTCAGGATCGAGGATTCCGAGAAAGCCTTTGGTTTCCTTCGTCGCATATTGGTTCCGTGCCTGACCAATGGCAGAACGATTACTTCGATGACACCTACATCCACAACGGGCGACGCCAAGCGTACTCCGGTTACACCACGGATGTGTTGTTCGATGAAGCGATGTCGTGGATGCAAGACGAAGTCGCCGCCGATCGTCCGTTTTTTTGCTACCTGGCCACCGCTGCGGCTCACCAGCCTCACTTTGTACCGGAAAAGTATATTGCGGTCGTTCGCGAATCACTGCGTACCGTTCGCCGCGATTTACCCGACCTTGCCCCGGAGGTGGAAGAACAATTAGTTCGCTTTCTGGCCATGTGTGCCAACATCGATGAAAACATCGGGCGATTGGAAACGTTTTTGCAAGAACATCAATTGCGTGAAGACACCGTGGTTGTGTTTCTGAGCGACAACGGCAGCACATTCGGTCCTCAATATTTCAACGCCAATATGAAGGGCGGCAAAACGACGCTGTGGGAAGGTGGTCATCGCGTTCCCTGCTTCATCCGATGGCCCGCCGGTGGATTGCAGGCACCCCAGGATGTGCCTGGGCTGACCCAAGTCCAGGACCTGCTACCGACGCTGGCGGATCTGATCGGGATCCCGAATTCCTCCGTCGATCACTGCGACGGCATCACTTTGGCGGCAGTCCTGCGTGGTGAAACGCAGGTTTCCCAAGAGCGGATACTGGTCATCAACTACAGCCGAATGCCGTTCAAAGCGGTGCGAACTACCCCGATGAATCCTGCTGTCCCGCGTCGCGAAAGGGCGGCTGTGCTGTGGAAGCGATGGCGGCTGATCGAAGACAAAGCGTTGTATGATCTGAAGACCGACCCCTTACAAGAACACAACGTCATCGATCGTCATCCAGCCGTGGTCGCCACCATGCGTTCGCACCTAAACGATTGGTGGGACGGAGTGAAGCAGCCCGCTCGGGAATTCCAGCCGTCGGTGATCGGACACGAGGCGCAGAACCCGGTCGAACTGACCGCGTGTGAGTGGGCGGATGTGTTCGTGGACCAGCAAAGTCAGGTCCGCCGTGGCGTCCGCAAGAATGGGCTGTGGCACATCGAGGTGGCAGCGGCAGGCAAATACGCGTTCACCCTGAGTCGCTGGCCTCAGGATTCCGGGTTGCGACTTCGTGACGGTGTCGATGAAACTCAGGTCACTGACGGCGTATTGACCGGGGGCCCCGCGTGGCCAGTTGCATACGCAACCCTTCGCGTCGGAGACACAAAGCAGCGAGCGGAAGTCAGCGCCGATGCATCCTCCGTGCGTTTCGAACTCTCGCTGCCGATCGGTCGAACCACGATGCAAACTTGGTTCAACGACAGCGATGCCAAGCCCATTTGTGGAGCCTACTATGTGCACGTCCAGCGTCTGACGCCGGTTCCACCAGCGAAGTTGATGCTGGATTCCGACGCGTCCGGTGATTGA
- a CDS encoding amino acid permease, producing the protein MSSVSNHSLAARQASGQASGHGFGTITGVFTPCVLTILGVIMFLRFGFVVGQAGVVGTIAIVLFSNAITLLTTLSLSAIATNTKVEGGGAYFLISRSLGAEFGGAIGLVFFAAQALSVAMYVIGFTEALLTYLPEGISPTLVASLTNVAVFGCVAIGAGWTLKIQFLILASVLVSLLSFYAGAWNAFDLETLARNRGPGFTGGETFWTMFALFFPAVTGIMAGANMSGDLRNPARSIPLGTLTAVFVTGLIYLSEAILIGGCRDREALITNNLVLSDIALMPVLIAAGVFAATISSALGSMMGAPRILQSLARDRLFRTLEPLGVGSGSNSEPRRAILVTFLISQAGILLADLNSIAPLITMAFLVTYGLLNLATFYESITKNPSYRPQFKFCHWTTSLAGAIGCGVVMLLIDWRWAFVSIALFAALHWYLSKIDLSADWGNVNSGLLFERTRKNLLKLEGELYHPKNWRPFVLALSGTGFSRPHLVVFGSWLTSKTGVLTLGQVIPGELDDRHQRRISQERLLHTMIGEHDLNAFPAVVVASDYVSGVEALVQCQGLGRLRPNVVLLGCPLSVDRMKTFGGLLRNLKGLSRSVVVLRRTDDPDDDWQPPSGTVDVWWRGRANGELMVLLAHLLLQNEHWRGRELRLLRVVDNKAGIEEVRKHLDGLLKEARIPGVTKVVVSKDSELAIQTTSRNAAFVFLGMQPPNPGDEEAFFYRTEKLAGGMSRVAFVQSAGGMRLES; encoded by the coding sequence ATGAGTTCCGTATCGAATCACAGTCTCGCAGCAAGACAAGCGAGCGGACAAGCCAGCGGACATGGCTTCGGGACGATCACAGGGGTATTCACTCCGTGTGTGTTGACGATCCTTGGCGTGATCATGTTTTTGCGTTTTGGATTTGTCGTTGGCCAAGCGGGCGTGGTGGGGACGATTGCGATCGTTCTGTTCAGCAACGCGATCACACTCCTGACGACGCTTTCGCTCTCGGCGATTGCGACCAACACCAAAGTCGAAGGGGGCGGTGCCTACTTTCTGATCAGCCGTAGTTTGGGGGCGGAATTTGGGGGCGCGATCGGGCTCGTCTTCTTCGCCGCCCAAGCGTTGTCGGTCGCCATGTATGTGATTGGATTCACCGAGGCGCTGCTCACTTATTTACCGGAGGGGATTTCACCCACGCTGGTGGCCTCGCTGACAAACGTGGCGGTGTTTGGCTGCGTTGCGATCGGCGCCGGTTGGACGCTGAAGATCCAGTTTCTAATTTTGGCGTCAGTGTTGGTTTCATTGCTTTCGTTTTACGCGGGCGCCTGGAATGCATTTGACCTCGAAACCTTGGCCCGCAACCGAGGTCCCGGTTTCACCGGTGGAGAGACGTTTTGGACGATGTTTGCCTTGTTTTTTCCGGCCGTCACCGGGATCATGGCAGGGGCCAACATGTCGGGCGACTTGCGCAATCCGGCACGCTCGATTCCGCTGGGAACCTTGACCGCGGTCTTTGTCACCGGGTTGATCTATTTATCCGAAGCGATTTTGATTGGAGGTTGCCGTGACCGCGAAGCGTTGATCACGAACAATCTTGTCCTCTCGGACATCGCCCTGATGCCGGTGTTGATTGCGGCGGGGGTCTTTGCCGCCACGATTTCATCAGCGTTGGGCAGCATGATGGGAGCGCCGCGGATTCTGCAATCCCTGGCTCGCGACCGCCTGTTCCGCACCCTGGAGCCCTTGGGCGTGGGCTCGGGAAGCAATTCCGAACCGCGACGTGCCATTTTGGTGACGTTTCTGATTTCGCAAGCCGGCATCCTGCTGGCCGATCTCAATTCGATTGCGCCGTTGATCACGATGGCGTTTTTAGTCACGTACGGGTTATTGAACCTGGCCACGTTCTACGAATCGATTACCAAAAATCCGAGCTATCGACCCCAGTTCAAATTTTGCCACTGGACAACCTCGCTTGCCGGAGCGATCGGCTGCGGCGTGGTGATGTTGTTGATCGATTGGCGATGGGCGTTTGTTTCCATTGCTCTGTTTGCGGCACTGCATTGGTACCTTTCGAAGATCGATTTGTCGGCGGATTGGGGAAACGTCAATAGCGGCTTGTTGTTTGAACGTACACGCAAAAATTTATTAAAACTCGAAGGTGAGCTTTACCACCCCAAAAATTGGCGACCGTTTGTGTTGGCGCTTAGCGGAACTGGGTTTTCCCGTCCCCATCTCGTGGTCTTTGGTTCCTGGTTGACGTCAAAAACAGGCGTTTTGACACTGGGTCAAGTGATCCCCGGCGAGTTGGACGACCGCCACCAACGCCGCATTTCACAAGAAAGGCTGCTGCACACAATGATCGGCGAGCATGATTTGAACGCCTTTCCTGCGGTGGTCGTGGCCAGCGATTATGTGTCTGGGGTGGAAGCCTTGGTGCAATGCCAGGGGCTGGGGCGATTGCGGCCCAACGTGGTGCTGCTTGGGTGTCCCCTTTCGGTCGACCGCATGAAGACATTCGGCGGCTTGCTGCGGAATCTGAAAGGGCTCTCTAGGAGTGTGGTGGTGTTGCGCCGCACCGACGATCCCGACGACGATTGGCAGCCCCCGAGTGGTACCGTGGACGTGTGGTGGCGAGGTCGTGCGAACGGGGAACTGATGGTCTTGCTGGCTCATCTGTTATTGCAAAACGAGCATTGGCGAGGACGGGAACTGCGTTTGCTACGGGTCGTCGATAACAAAGCGGGAATCGAAGAGGTCCGAAAGCACTTGGATGGACTGCTCAAAGAGGCACGAATTCCCGGTGTCACGAAGGTGGTTGTTTCGAAGGATTCCGAGTTGGCGATCCAGACGACCAGCCGCAATGCCGCGTTTGTGTTTCTGGGCATGCAGCCCCCGAATCCTGGCGATGAAGAAGCGTTTTTCTATCGAACCGAAAAGTTAGCAGGCGGGATGTCGCGAGTCGCGTTCGTCCAAAGTGCTGGAGGAATGAGGCTAGAGTCCTAA
- a CDS encoding threonine/serine exporter family protein, giving the protein MTEQTTINEDSTINAFLIHAAMLLHRYGTPSHRLERVMSHVASSLGVEAVFLYTPTALVISIKNGEAENTVVRRVETREMHVDKLFQADDILAKLERKQITLKIAATRLREIDQASATYPFWVSAIACAIGCGAIAALFRGSPAEVLAAAVIGMLTAVIERIADRYSREASLIHPAAGFVAAILSLAYARFIVPIDDRLVTLAGLIVLIPGLTLTVALTELAVGHLSAGVARLAGAVVTLFTLLLGAAIAWQFAQEWRDIPEKIIAPESWMQWIALLVAPIAFAIIFQARLPQWPVIFAVSMLGILVSRSVGPKFGAEVASFSAALAVGCGSNLYARMRGRPALIAMTPAMIVLVPGSFGYRSLIAMLDHETIAGIEIAFYTIMIAMCLVGGLLMSNAVVPPRRVL; this is encoded by the coding sequence ATGACCGAGCAAACCACGATCAACGAAGATTCCACCATCAATGCGTTTTTGATTCACGCTGCGATGTTATTGCATCGCTACGGAACTCCATCGCACCGTCTCGAACGCGTGATGTCGCACGTGGCTTCGTCCTTGGGCGTGGAAGCGGTGTTTCTTTACACTCCCACGGCGTTGGTGATATCGATCAAGAACGGAGAGGCTGAAAACACCGTGGTGCGTCGTGTGGAAACCCGTGAGATGCACGTTGATAAGCTGTTTCAGGCCGATGATATCTTGGCCAAACTTGAACGCAAGCAAATCACGCTCAAGATCGCTGCGACGCGATTGCGTGAGATTGATCAGGCCTCAGCCACGTATCCGTTTTGGGTTTCCGCCATCGCATGTGCGATCGGTTGTGGTGCAATCGCCGCGCTGTTTCGCGGCTCGCCGGCCGAGGTTTTGGCGGCGGCGGTGATTGGAATGCTGACGGCCGTGATCGAGCGGATCGCCGATCGTTACAGCCGTGAAGCCAGCTTGATTCATCCTGCTGCCGGGTTCGTTGCCGCGATCTTGTCCCTCGCCTATGCGCGTTTTATTGTGCCGATCGATGACCGTTTGGTCACCCTAGCGGGACTGATTGTGTTGATCCCTGGACTGACCTTGACGGTCGCGTTAACGGAGCTCGCCGTCGGCCATCTGTCGGCGGGAGTGGCCCGCTTGGCTGGCGCCGTGGTAACCTTGTTCACGCTGTTGTTGGGAGCTGCGATCGCTTGGCAATTCGCACAAGAGTGGCGAGATATTCCTGAAAAGATCATTGCCCCGGAGTCTTGGATGCAATGGATTGCCCTGCTGGTCGCTCCGATCGCGTTTGCAATCATCTTTCAAGCCCGTTTGCCTCAATGGCCGGTGATCTTCGCCGTTTCAATGCTCGGGATTCTGGTCAGCCGATCGGTCGGTCCCAAGTTTGGTGCCGAAGTCGCATCCTTCTCGGCAGCGCTGGCGGTGGGATGTGGCAGCAACCTGTATGCTCGCATGAGAGGTCGTCCGGCATTGATCGCAATGACTCCCGCCATGATCGTCCTGGTACCCGGTTCGTTCGGTTACCGATCTCTGATTGCGATGTTGGATCATGAAACGATCGCGGGAATTGAGATTGCTTTCTATACCATCATGATTGCCATGTGTTTGGTGGGCGGATTGCTGATGTCGAACGCGGTCGTGCCGCCCCGACGAGTCCTGTGA
- a CDS encoding DUF3293 domain-containing protein produces MDDLPKDPASSHKPMRWGTLVEAYQQAVYWCELPEQYVAIRIGQMHPTLDSALAQHAIHDWAYITAYNPFSQRSTPQQNRAMNRQLADDLGRRGYTYWRGSGIDLAGAWPPEASFLVLGIDRVVACDLARTYDQNAIVAGHIGEAAELIVLSNPSSPHSA; encoded by the coding sequence ATGGACGATTTGCCTAAAGACCCCGCTTCGTCGCACAAGCCGATGCGCTGGGGCACGCTTGTCGAAGCGTATCAGCAAGCCGTCTATTGGTGTGAATTGCCCGAGCAATACGTTGCGATCCGAATCGGTCAAATGCATCCAACGCTTGATTCCGCACTGGCTCAACACGCGATTCACGACTGGGCTTACATCACCGCCTACAACCCATTTTCACAGCGGAGCACTCCGCAGCAAAATCGTGCAATGAACCGGCAACTCGCGGATGATCTCGGTCGGCGTGGTTACACGTATTGGCGCGGCAGCGGAATCGACCTGGCAGGTGCTTGGCCGCCGGAGGCCAGTTTTCTCGTGCTTGGGATCGATCGGGTTGTCGCTTGTGATTTAGCCCGAACGTACGACCAAAACGCCATCGTCGCCGGTCACATCGGAGAAGCAGCTGAGCTGATCGTGCTCTCGAACCCATCATCGCCCCACTCGGCTTAA